In the Kitasatospora terrestris genome, one interval contains:
- a CDS encoding PspC domain-containing protein, which translates to MTDAPDNEREQTPARPPLTRSSRHRVVAGVCGGLGRYLDIDPVVFRVVVAVLGLTGGLGLFLYGLAWLVVPREAVAGDGDGGRSEVQRVLTGRVDGQSIGAVLLTVIGTGVFFSSMGDGDQLFPLLLLGGLVFLAVRYDPERRRRAHGEHGHGHGHGHGHGHGHGHGSPGADAKAPRDRLADSGEPVDWATWGRRLSADLRSEWEARAAEVHERMTAAHRAHAEARESGKVPADTPPAGPSGYLWDPRHPERNPYQGATPPPGAAAPAWWQRTDLPEGDPLRKRPLDAEGGAAAPVKVVKHRSYLGPLAVLASAGAGTAAFLVGRDHPGLPLTAVLAAALLPLGLAMLVGTRWGRVRGLAVPAMLLTLGLAGSAGSAATVDSTFGDRNWTVTSAADLKPHYSLGAGDVKLDLSGLDPAGATLTTEVRLGAGDLTVTVPDDVEVRLTVRNGLGEVTLPGGEKISGGGTDRDVQLHPTGGRTARGTLDLTVLVGLGDAEVVQG; encoded by the coding sequence ATGACGGACGCCCCTGACAACGAGCGCGAACAGACCCCGGCTCGACCGCCGTTGACCCGTTCCTCCCGGCACCGGGTGGTGGCGGGTGTCTGCGGCGGCCTCGGCCGCTACCTGGACATCGACCCGGTGGTCTTCCGGGTGGTCGTCGCGGTGCTCGGGCTGACCGGCGGCCTCGGCCTCTTCCTGTACGGCCTGGCCTGGCTGGTGGTTCCGCGCGAGGCGGTGGCCGGCGACGGGGACGGCGGCCGCAGCGAGGTGCAGCGGGTGCTGACCGGGCGGGTGGACGGGCAGTCGATCGGCGCGGTGCTGCTGACCGTGATCGGCACGGGGGTGTTCTTCTCCTCGATGGGCGACGGCGATCAGCTGTTCCCGCTGCTGCTGCTCGGCGGCCTGGTGTTCCTGGCGGTCCGGTACGACCCGGAGCGCCGTCGCCGGGCGCACGGCGAGCACGGCCATGGCCATGGGCATGGGCACGGGCACGGGCACGGGCACGGCCACGGCAGTCCCGGCGCGGACGCGAAGGCCCCGCGGGACCGGCTGGCGGACTCCGGCGAGCCGGTGGACTGGGCGACCTGGGGCCGGCGGCTCTCGGCGGACCTGCGCAGCGAGTGGGAGGCGCGGGCGGCGGAGGTGCACGAGCGGATGACGGCGGCGCACCGGGCGCACGCCGAGGCGCGGGAGAGCGGCAAGGTACCCGCCGACACCCCGCCGGCCGGCCCGAGCGGCTACCTGTGGGACCCGCGGCATCCGGAGCGCAATCCGTACCAGGGGGCGACGCCGCCGCCGGGGGCTGCGGCGCCGGCCTGGTGGCAGCGGACCGACCTGCCGGAGGGCGACCCGCTGCGCAAGCGGCCCCTGGACGCGGAGGGCGGGGCCGCGGCGCCGGTGAAGGTGGTGAAGCACCGCTCGTACCTGGGTCCGCTCGCGGTGCTGGCCTCGGCGGGGGCGGGGACGGCGGCGTTCCTGGTCGGCCGCGACCACCCGGGTCTGCCGCTCACCGCGGTGCTGGCGGCGGCGCTGCTGCCGCTCGGCCTGGCGATGCTGGTCGGCACCCGGTGGGGCCGGGTGCGGGGGCTGGCCGTGCCGGCGATGCTGCTGACGCTGGGACTGGCCGGGTCGGCGGGTTCGGCGGCGACGGTCGACTCGACCTTCGGCGACCGGAACTGGACGGTGACCTCGGCGGCCGATCTGAAGCCGCACTACAGCCTGGGCGCGGGCGACGTGAAGCTGGACCTGTCCGGGCTCGACCCGGCGGGCGCAACGCTGACCACCGAGGTCCGGCTCGGCGCGGGCGATCTGACGGTGACCGTGCCGGACGACGTGGAGGTGCGGCTGACGGTCCGCAACGGCCTGGGCGAGGTGACGCTGCCGGGCGGGGAGAAGATCTCCGGCGGGGGCACCGACCGGGACGTGCAGCTCCATCCGACGGGCGGTCGGACCGCCAGGGGAACGCTCGACCTCACGGTGCTGGTCGGGCTCGGCGACGCT
- a CDS encoding PspC domain-containing protein: MAAPDTRPSAPETAAGDPATAEPLPYRRLYRSPRGRILGGVAHGLAVHLGLPVAWVRIAFILLFFTEGIGALLYAAFWVVVPLGIGEPAPGSADRWVYTRGGFVRAGAGDGGGEISKGASGRAGRLRELVQRSFHGETDRDPAAEPGAVGASGASAAGAGDTKRGGGLGQLFALLALVIGLMALLSALGIQTAKPYVWPLLAVGVGVALVWRQADDSRWQRWFGLEDGSRKSRAYLRIGAGVLLVLVGIVVFFILQGHASPLALVIESIVAVLAGCLVLVGPYALRLWQDLGDERTARIRAQERAEIAAHVHDSVLHTLTLIQRRAEDPKEVLRLARAQERELRLWLYRPEAVAEAAPDTLAERIRSVVAEVEDRHGVPVELVCVGDCPMDEKISAQMQAAREAMVNAAKYGGGGPVQVYAEVEGRTVSVFVRDHGPGFDPDDLPEDRMGVRESIIGRMRRNGGTAKVRPAPDGGTEVELEMERADD, encoded by the coding sequence GTGGCAGCACCCGACACCAGGCCGAGCGCCCCCGAGACCGCGGCGGGCGACCCCGCGACCGCCGAACCCCTCCCGTACCGCCGGCTCTACCGCAGCCCGCGCGGCCGGATCCTGGGCGGCGTCGCCCACGGGCTCGCGGTCCACCTCGGCCTGCCGGTCGCCTGGGTGCGGATCGCCTTCATCCTGCTCTTCTTCACCGAAGGCATCGGCGCGCTGCTGTACGCCGCGTTCTGGGTCGTGGTGCCGCTCGGCATCGGCGAGCCCGCCCCCGGCAGCGCCGACCGCTGGGTCTACACCCGCGGCGGCTTCGTCCGGGCCGGCGCCGGCGACGGCGGCGGCGAGATCAGCAAGGGCGCCTCCGGCCGCGCCGGCCGGCTGCGCGAACTGGTCCAGCGCTCCTTCCACGGCGAGACCGACCGCGACCCGGCCGCAGAACCCGGCGCCGTCGGCGCTTCCGGGGCCTCCGCGGCAGGGGCCGGCGACACCAAGCGCGGCGGCGGGCTCGGCCAACTCTTCGCCCTGCTCGCCCTGGTGATCGGTCTGATGGCCCTGCTCAGCGCCCTCGGCATCCAGACCGCCAAGCCGTACGTCTGGCCGCTGCTCGCCGTCGGCGTCGGCGTCGCCCTGGTCTGGCGGCAGGCCGACGACTCGCGCTGGCAGCGCTGGTTCGGCCTGGAGGACGGCAGCCGCAAGAGCCGCGCCTACCTGCGGATCGGCGCCGGCGTCCTGCTGGTCCTGGTCGGCATCGTGGTCTTCTTCATCCTCCAGGGCCACGCCTCCCCGCTCGCCCTGGTCATCGAGTCGATCGTCGCCGTCCTGGCCGGCTGCCTCGTCCTGGTCGGCCCGTACGCGCTGCGCCTGTGGCAGGACCTCGGCGACGAGCGCACCGCCCGCATCCGCGCCCAGGAGCGCGCCGAGATCGCCGCGCACGTCCACGACTCCGTCCTGCACACCCTCACCCTGATCCAGCGCCGCGCCGAGGACCCCAAGGAGGTCCTGCGCCTCGCCCGCGCCCAGGAACGCGAACTGCGGCTGTGGCTCTACCGCCCCGAGGCGGTCGCCGAGGCCGCACCCGACACGCTCGCCGAGCGGATCCGCTCCGTGGTCGCCGAGGTCGAGGACCGGCACGGCGTCCCCGTCGAACTCGTCTGCGTCGGCGACTGCCCGATGGACGAGAAGATCTCCGCGCAGATGCAGGCCGCGAGGGAGGCGATGGTCAACGCGGCCAAGTACGGTGGCGGGGGACCGGTCCAGGTCTACGCGGAGGTCGAGGGGAGGACGGTGTCGGTGTTCGTCCGCGACCACGGCCCCGGCTTCGACCCCGACGACCTCCCCGAGGACCGGATGGGCGTACGCGAGTCGATCATCGGCCGGATGAGGCGCAACGGGGGCACCGCCAAGGTGCGCCCCGCGCCGGACGGCGGCACCGAGGTCGAGCTGGAGATGGAGAGGGCAGATGACTGA